From the genome of Chloroflexaceae bacterium:
GGGTCGGGAGGCACATGGAAGTCCTGCTTGCGGACGCTGCGCTGGGCAGGGGTAACGCCAAAAAGCCGTGAAAGCGCCTGGAATGCGGCGGTCTTGCCGGAGCCATTCCCGCCAACAAATGCAGTAACGCCCTTTTCCAGCTCGATCCTGACGCCACCAGGACCGAAACAGCGAAAGTTCTTTACAAAGATGCTTTCAATCTTCATTGCCAGCGCTTCCTCTACAATTTGTGTAGGCTCAACGCCAATAGTAAGCGGCGTTGATCGCCAAGCACAGACAGGACAAACTTTCAAGGCGGTTAGCGCTGCTTGCTGACAGTCAATTGTTGCCAAGCCACTATAACCTCAACTTGCTATCACTGTTGAGATGTGAGTTCTTCGCTTTGGCAGTGCTCCAGATGCGCACAGAGATCGTTGTGAAAGTCGTGCGATCAATATGTCCGGGCGTTCCTTGGACGAATTCCTTTGCGCAGATTGTCGATCGTCGCAAAGGTGATCGTTGGAGGAACATAGAGCGCCAGCCCCCTATTCCTCACGATAGTAGCATACACGTATTACGATCTCATCACTCTATAATAACGCCGCGGCAACCCTCAGGGTTGCCACGGCGTCTGCTATTAACCAGGACGGGCGTAGTGCGCGAGCATCGGCGCCGCCGCGCTGTGCGCCTTGCGGAAGAGGATTGACGTGAAGACGCAAAGACGCGAAGGTTGTGATGACACGGACTCGTACCGGCATTTGCGTCTCGGCGCCTTCGCGTCAGTCCGACGGCGCGCCTGCCGGCAGCGCCCCCGCTGCACGCGGCAAGCTCTCTGCTTTCACGCCCTCTGCTCCTTCGCGCCGTTGCGTCAACCTTTCTGAGAAATGCTCCGGCGTATTTGCTTGACGCGCAAGGTGGATACGCTATTCCATCCGTTGTACGGCGGCGAGTTCCTCAAACTCATCGGCGCTCGCCTCAACTGCGACGTCCTGATGCTACAACTCGTATTCGCTCAAATCCATGTCATCATTCCACGAGATGCCATGGCCGCCAGGATCAACCCTGACCGCTTTGAAGAAGGCGTCGAACAACTGAAAGCGATCAAGATCGAGAAGTCACCGGCAATCGTATATCTTCTGCACACCGTTGATAAAAGTTGCCAGTAAACGTTGCTCTGCTAAAGGCTTCACGGACTTGATGCGCGGTGTGTTCATCGTTTTACTCCAATCCGGGAAGGCGCGCATCATCGCCAGGTCCCATCGAGACGCTATATGCGGAAATCCAAAATCCATAATCCGAAATCCTCTGCTGCTCCCCCTTGCTCCGCGCTCTCTCGTCGCGCCACGCGCCGTGGTTCGGTGCGCCCGGCGAACGGCGGCGGCGCATTGGCATTGCGGTTCGACGTCCCGGTGGCGCGACGCGCGACGCGCGTGACCATGGGTGGCCTGCATCGGCGTATTCGGCGGCCTGGCCGGGTGGCGCGACGCGCGACGCGCGTGACCATGGGTGTCTCGGCCTCGGACGCGGCCCACACCCCCCGCGACGTGGCGCAACGCGCCACATGCGTGACCATGGGTGTCTGGCGTCCCGGTGGCCCGGCGGGCCGTCTCTACGTGCGGCGCGCGGGCGCATTGACAAATTGGCCCGGATCGGGCATCCTAACGTGCACATGGTTTCTGGAGGGGTTTGCAGAAATCGGATTCCCCCGTCCTCCTGACCGTGGGCGGGTGTGGTGCGCGGCGACGCCGCGTGATTCTCGCTGAGGAACGTGCGATGACCCTGACCGACGAACTTTCCAGCCTGGAGCAGGAGGCGACCGCCGCTCTGGCCGCCGTGCGCGATCTCGCCGGTCTGGCCGAGTGGAAGAGCCGGTATATCGGCAAGACCGGGGCGCTTACCCGTCTCAGCCGCGGCCTCGGGGCCCTGCCCGCCGAGCAGCGCCCCGAGGCGGGCCGGCGCGTCAATGCGCTGCGGGAGCAACTCGAAGCCGCTTATGCCGCTGCCGAGGCCGAGCTCAAGCGCGCCGCCATCGCCAGCGAACTGGCCGCCGACCGAGTGGATGTCACCCTCCCCGGACGCCGGCCGGCCCTGGGGTATGCCCATCTGACCAACCAGGTGCTGGCCCAGGTGCAGGAGATCTTCAGTGAAATGGGCTTCCAGGTCTGGGAAAGCCCCGAGGTGGAGCTGGACGAGTTTAACTTCGGGCTGCTCAACTTCCCTGAGGATCATCCGGCCCGCGATATGCAGGACACCTTCTACGTAGAGATGCCTCCGGGCGCGCCGTCGGTGTTGCTGCGCACCCATACCTCCCCCGGCCAGATCCACGCCATGCGCCGCTACGCGCCCCAGCCATTGCGCGTGCTGCTCCCCGGCAAGGTCTACCGCAATGAACAGGTGACCGTGCGCTCCGAGATGATGTTCCACCAGTTCGAGTTTCTGGCGGTTGGCCGGCACGTCACCATGGCCGACCTCAAGGGCGCCCTGGTCTATTTCGCCGAGCGGATGTACGGGGTCGGCACGCAGGTGCGCCTGCGCCCGAGTTTTTTCCCCTTCACAGAGCCCAGCGCCGAAATGGACGTGAGTTGCTTCCTCTGCGATGGCAAAGGCTGCCGCGTCTGCAAGTACGCCGGCTGGCTGGAGATCGGCGGTTGTGGCATGGTGCATCCGGTGGTGCTGCGCAACGGCGGTTACGACCCCGCGCACTTCAGCGGCTTCGCGGGCGGTTTCGGTCCCGAACGGATCGCGATGCTCAAGTACGGCATTGATGATATTCGCGGCTTTTATTCGGGCGATGCCCGCTTCGTGGAGCAGTTCGGCTAGCGTGCCGCTGGCGATCGCCGGGCGGCATGCCGGCCTCGCGCTGATCCTGGTCGCCTTTCTGGTCCTCCACGCGCTCTACAACTGGGCCGTGCCCCTTGGCGAGGGCCCTGATGAGCCGGGCCACGTTGCCTATGTGTTATTTCTGGCGACAGAGCGACGCCTGCCCGTGCAGCGTGCCGCTCCCCAGGCGCCCGATGTGCCCGGCGAGGGGCATCAGCCGCCCCTGGCCTACCTGATGGCCGTTCCCGCGCTGGCCTGGTTGCCCGCCGACCAGCGGCAGATCCGGCTCACCGCCAATCCTCGCTTCCTCTGGACCGGCGGTGATGAACCGGGGGCCTTTATGCGCGGCAGTTGGGAACGCTGGCCGTGGACGGGTCTGAGCCTGGGGTGGCACATCGCTCGCGCCGTGTCGGGCGTGTGGGGCGCGGTGGTGGTGCTCTGCACCTACCTGGCGGCGCGGCGCCTGGCGCCCGCGGAACCGCTCCTGGCCCTCATGGCGGCCTCCCTGGTGGCCTTTAATCCGCAGTTTCTCTTCATTAGCGCCCTGGTGTCCAACGATGCGCTGCTGGCCGCCCTCGGCGCCACCCTCCTCTGGTGGTGCCTGACGCCCCCGTCGTCCGTCGCTGCGCAACGCTGGGCAGTGGGCGCGGGGGCGCTGTTTGGCCTGGCGTTGCTCACCAAGCAGAGCGCACTGCTCTTCGGGCCGCTGCTGCTCTGGGGGGCCTGGCGCGCGGCCGAGAGGCGGGCCGGCCGGTTCGTGGTCCTCACATTGCTCTGGGGGGGCGTGGCCCTGCTCATCGCCGGCTGGTGGTTCGGGCGCAACGCGCTGCTCTACGGCGATCCCTTCGCTCTGGCCTCCTTCCGGGCCGAGTTCGCCGGTCAGCCCTTCGCCTGGCGCGACCCTCTGGCCTGGAGTGGGGCCCTGCGCCAGCTTGCCGCCTCGTTCTGGGCCCGTTTCGGGTGGATGAGCCTGCGCCCCCCGGACTGGACGCTCTGGCTCTACGCGGCGCTGTGTGTTCTGGCGGTGGCAGGCTGGCTGCTCAGGCTGGCGCGGGGCGCGCCCGACCCTGCCTGGAGCGGGCCGCTCCTTGCCCTGGTGATGGCCGGCGTCTGGACGCTGGCTTTCGCCCTCGCCGCCGGTCTGGTCGCCTGGCAGGGGCGTATGCTCTTCCCGGCGCTGGCCGCCACGGGCGTGCTGCTGGCCGCCGGGCTGGCCGCGCCGTCGCAGCCAACCGTCCCGGAAGCGGCGCAGCCGCTATCGGGAATGTTCGCAAATGCCGGGCGCGCTCCGTTCGTGGCATTACGCGCTGCCACAACCGTCCTCCTCGTATCAATGCTGTTCCTGCTGGCCGCGGCGATGCCCCTGGCGGTGATCCGGCCCGCCTACCCCTGGACGGCCCTGGCGCCGCGGGAGGCCCTGGCTGAACTGGGCGCGCCGGTCGAGGCGCGCTTTGCCGCAGCGTGGGAGCGAGGGGTGGTGCTGCGTGGATGGCGTCTGGACACTCCGGCGCGCCCCGGCCAACCTCTGGCGGTAACCCTGACCTGGAACAGCCTGGAACCGATCCCGCGCAACTGGATGGTCTTCGTGCACCTGGTGGATGGCGCCGGGACGATTGTCGCCAAGAGCGACAGCGCGCCACGAGGCGGCGCGCTGCCGTTTCCCCTGTGGACGCCGGGCGACTGGGTGCGTGACACCCACGCCCTGCCGTTGCCCGCGGAGCTGCCTCCGGGACGCTACCGGCTCCGGGTGGGCCTCTTCAGCCCTGAACACAACGGCCAGCGCCAGCCGGTCTGGTTCGCCGACGGGCGCGAGGGCGGCGATTATGCCGAGGTGGGCGTGGTTGAAGTGACTAATTCGATTTCGGATTTTGGATTTTGGATTGTGGATTGCGGTATATGGCGTCCTGAAGGGAGTTGAAGCGGACTTCGGGTTTTCGATTATAGCCCTACGCTTCCCGCAGGGGGCGCTGCGCCACGACAATCATACGAGGGGAGTCGATGGTGAGGGCGTGCAACTGGGTGCTCCCGTACCAGGCCGTCGGAGTCAGGCCGGCGGCGCGGAGCATGGCGGCAAGCTCGGTAGCGGTGTAGATGCGGATGCGGTGGAACCGTTCCTGCTCCTCGCCATCGGGGGTGCGCCAGCGGTCGAGGGAGGTCAGCAGGCCGCGGATCGGGTCAAAGTGATGACGGCGCCAGATGATGGCGCCGTCTTCGAGTTCGTACCAATCGGTCTCCTGGAAGCTACGCACGACCCGGTCGCGGTGCGCCAGTTCCATAACCAGGCGCCCGCCGGGCTTGAGGGCGCGGGCGATGCCGGTCAGAACGGTCTGATTGTCTTCCTCGGCGTCGAAGTAGCCAAAGGCGGTAAACATATTGATCGCGGCGTCGAAACAGGCCACGTAAGGCAGAGCGCGCATATCGGCGGCGACAAACTCGACTTCCTCGATCCGCTCCGCCGCCGCCGCAGCGCGGGCCAGAGCCAGCAGCGGCTCCGAGATGTCCACCCCCACTACGTGGAAGCCGGCCCTGGCAAGGGCCAGGCTGTGCCGCCCGCTGCCGCAGGCGACATCGAGGATGTCGGCAGGCGGCTCGGGCAGCAGATCGCGGAGCATCAACACCTCGGCGACTGTCTCCTCTGGTTCGATATGGTAGCGACGAGGGTAGGTCTCGTCGAAATAGGCGCGCCACCATTCCATACATGTTCCACGTGAAACAGCTATCCGTTCAGGTTGCAAGGCAACTCTCAGCGTTGCCCTGCAACTCCATCGGCGCCGGAAGCGAAAAGCCGGAAAAACCAGGTCCCCTACTTCCGCCCGAACCAGCGGCCCTTCTTCGGCGGCTCTATCGTCTTTCGCAGCGCCTCCAGATCGTCCTCGGCTGGCAGGGGATTGGAAGGTGGCCGGGCCGTTCCGCCCGGCTCTGCGGGCAGTGCATCGAGCGCGATACGCTGCCCGCCGGTCGCGCCAGCGGCCACTTCGCTGGTTCCGGCGAGCGGTGCATTCAGCGCCAGCCCTTCGCCGACGAGGGCCAGGGCCAGCGAGCCGTTGGTCGCCGATGCCGATTCAACCGATCGGGGTGCGCCCATGGCATCCAGACCATCTCCTCGCTCGACCCCTAGCGCCGCGAGCCATTCCCAGAGGCGGGCGCGCCGGATCGCGGCATCCTCGGGCAGGTGCAGGGGCCTCCCGCGCGCGTCAATCACCAGACCCAGCAGACTGCCGGCGATATCGCCGCCTTCGGACGAAACCGTTTCACCTGGCGCCGCCAGACCAACTCGCACTGCCGGCCCGGGCCGCACCGTCAATTGTCCGAAGTGCTTCGGAGGCAGCGGTAGCCGGGCGATATCGCCGTGACGCACCACCAGGCGCTGGGTAGCGCCGCCGACAGTGGTCAGTTCCACCTCGGCTGCCGGGGCGCCGACGGTTCCTTCACCCAGCAGCACCAGCACTGCCGCGAGGGGGGTGTTGCGCAGCAGATCGCGATCAATCAGCGAAACCGCTGCCGCGGGACTCAGCCCGGCCAACGCTGCGCTGGCCGGAACCAATCCCAGAGCGTCCAGATAGACATCTATCACAGGATGATCGTGCGCGCCGTCAGGTTCCAGGCCATCAAGCAGCGTCAGCAGGGCCAGCCCCGGCTCAGGCGCGTGGATCATGCTCCCGCCCGTAGCTATCAGCCAGTCATAGTCAGCGGAGCGAATCTCGTCCAGCAGCGTGTCGCGGGCCAGCCGCAGCGCCTCGCGAAGCAGCGCGTGCTCGATGTACCGGTCCTCGCGAGTGGAGGGCAGCACCTGCGGGCGGAGAGCGCGATTGAGCAGCCGGTCGGTCAGCGTCTCGGTCGTAATCGGGAACGGCAGCCAGCGCGCGATAGATTCAACTCCGCGCTGCGCCAGCAGTTCGGTCAACCCGTACCCGACGCCCGCTGTGCCAAGGATTGCCGGGTGAAAGCGCCCCGGCGCGGCGTACAGCATGGCGCTGGAGCTGGCGCCAATATCTACGGTCAGCACCCGCCGTCCCGTCCGCTCGGCCAGAAAGCGGGTCAGCAACCCCTCTGCCTCGCAGACCGTGCGCGTCGGCGCGGCGGAGATGCGCCGCAGATCGGACCAGCCGGGCAGCCGCGGCAGGATCATATTCTCGTAGAGGCGCGCCAGTTCCTGGCGCGCGGGATCGAGCCGTTCGTGATCGAGGGCGGGGCGCAGGTTGTCAACCACGAAGATCTCGGCTCGATCGGAGAGCGC
Proteins encoded in this window:
- a CDS encoding glutamate mutase L, translated to MTDDLGAVLVAEIGSLITRVTLVDEVDGESRMVGRAEAISSAEPPYQNVLYGVLEAVKRISEMTGRQLLREGQLIMPQNSEGNGVNHVIAVTSAAGPLTLVVMAISSAFSGRSALRASRATYTAVRQIVTLDDAQGRMVQKPDDRSRAERQVEELLRLQPDAVLIAGGLEAGASDAVRRLAHLAGLTALRARIDQPGPQGRPMTAHPVIYAGNSAVREQVIAALSDRAEIFVVDNLRPALDHERLDPARQELARLYENMILPRLPGWSDLRRISAAPTRTVCEAEGLLTRFLAERTGRRVLTVDIGASSSAMLYAAPGRFHPAILGTAGVGYGLTELLAQRGVESIARWLPFPITTETLTDRLLNRALRPQVLPSTREDRYIEHALLREALRLARDTLLDEIRSADYDWLIATGGSMIHAPEPGLALLTLLDGLEPDGAHDHPVIDVYLDALGLVPASAALAGLSPAAAVSLIDRDLLRNTPLAAVLVLLGEGTVGAPAAEVELTTVGGATQRLVVRHGDIARLPLPPKHFGQLTVRPGPAVRVGLAAPGETVSSEGGDIAGSLLGLVIDARGRPLHLPEDAAIRRARLWEWLAALGVERGDGLDAMGAPRSVESASATNGSLALALVGEGLALNAPLAGTSEVAAGATGGQRIALDALPAEPGGTARPPSNPLPAEDDLEALRKTIEPPKKGRWFGRK
- a CDS encoding methyltransferase domain-containing protein, encoding MEWWRAYFDETYPRRYHIEPEETVAEVLMLRDLLPEPPADILDVACGSGRHSLALARAGFHVVGVDISEPLLALARAAAAAERIEEVEFVAADMRALPYVACFDAAINMFTAFGYFDAEEDNQTVLTGIARALKPGGRLVMELAHRDRVVRSFQETDWYELEDGAIIWRRHHFDPIRGLLTSLDRWRTPDGEEQERFHRIRIYTATELAAMLRAAGLTPTAWYGSTQLHALTIDSPRMIVVAQRPLREA
- the pheS gene encoding phenylalanine--tRNA ligase subunit alpha, whose product is MTLTDELSSLEQEATAALAAVRDLAGLAEWKSRYIGKTGALTRLSRGLGALPAEQRPEAGRRVNALREQLEAAYAAAEAELKRAAIASELAADRVDVTLPGRRPALGYAHLTNQVLAQVQEIFSEMGFQVWESPEVELDEFNFGLLNFPEDHPARDMQDTFYVEMPPGAPSVLLRTHTSPGQIHAMRRYAPQPLRVLLPGKVYRNEQVTVRSEMMFHQFEFLAVGRHVTMADLKGALVYFAERMYGVGTQVRLRPSFFPFTEPSAEMDVSCFLCDGKGCRVCKYAGWLEIGGCGMVHPVVLRNGGYDPAHFSGFAGGFGPERIAMLKYGIDDIRGFYSGDARFVEQFG